Proteins found in one Acidobacteriota bacterium genomic segment:
- a CDS encoding SDR family oxidoreductase: protein MNESPIALVTGGSRGIGLAIVSALATAGWRVHFCSRREQSVEDALSTLPASQVSGRAVDVRQQSEVDAFVEHVVAAEGRLDCLVNNAGIGRFAPVDEIRGDEWRELLEINLHGAFYFLRAAAPTMRRQGSGWIFNIASLAGRHAFAGGAAYNASKFGLVALSEAAMLDLRQDGVRVSAILPGSVETDFGGAGRKSPGHWRLEPEDVARTVLDLLRYPDRALPSRVELRPTRTAPSD, encoded by the coding sequence ATGAACGAATCACCGATCGCACTGGTCACGGGCGGCAGCCGGGGAATCGGTCTCGCCATCGTCAGCGCCCTCGCCACCGCGGGATGGCGGGTCCATTTCTGTAGCCGCCGGGAACAATCGGTCGAGGACGCCTTGTCCACCCTACCGGCCAGCCAGGTTTCGGGGCGGGCCGTCGACGTGCGCCAGCAAAGCGAGGTCGACGCCTTCGTCGAACACGTCGTGGCCGCCGAAGGGCGTCTCGATTGTCTGGTCAACAACGCCGGGATCGGACGGTTCGCGCCGGTCGACGAGATCCGTGGCGACGAATGGCGGGAGCTTCTCGAGATCAACCTACACGGCGCCTTCTACTTCCTGCGTGCAGCGGCTCCGACGATGCGCCGCCAGGGATCCGGTTGGATCTTCAACATCGCTTCCCTCGCCGGCCGCCACGCTTTCGCCGGAGGCGCCGCCTACAACGCCAGCAAATTCGGCCTCGTCGCCCTTTCGGAAGCCGCCATGCTCGACTTGCGGCAGGACGGTGTCCGGGTCTCCGCCATCCTGCCGGGAAGTGTCGAGACGGACTTCGGCGGCGCCGGTCGCAAGAGCCCAGGCCACTGGCGTCTCGAGCCGGAGGACGTCGCCCGGACGGTGCTCGATCTGTTGCGTTATCCCGATCGCGCCCTGCCGAGCCGGGTCGAGCTACGCCCCACCCGGACGGCTCCTTCGGACTGA
- a CDS encoding anti-sigma factor: MDERIDREDRAILAALDALETSRVDGPAAPAKGDEGALEREFHELLGLIPMELEPEPPSPEVKERLMASLPPRRNETRHGSGTAEIRPFRAPDKAPGRSLSSLLAVAASLTILALAFAAWLGVKISSQSTQLASVEQQLDAEIQARTVSDERLAEISEKLMTVTAPGIQVCLLRPTGDDPPQPAAKGTLFLSKEQRSWFLQARDLDPAPEGSAYVLWALDGEAASPLGVLTSDQARGGHGVQVAGDALPVGGGMTAVAVTLEQSRQTARPSGPMLLYGEQADMLNL, translated from the coding sequence ATGGACGAACGAATCGATCGGGAGGATCGTGCGATCCTCGCGGCCCTCGATGCGCTGGAAACGTCGCGGGTCGATGGACCCGCCGCACCGGCGAAGGGTGATGAAGGGGCTCTGGAACGCGAGTTCCACGAGCTGCTCGGGCTGATTCCGATGGAGCTCGAGCCGGAACCTCCCTCGCCGGAGGTCAAGGAGCGCCTGATGGCGTCCTTGCCGCCTCGTCGAAACGAAACCCGGCACGGTTCCGGGACTGCAGAAATCCGGCCTTTCCGGGCGCCTGACAAGGCACCGGGCCGTTCGCTCTCGTCGCTGCTCGCGGTGGCCGCCAGCTTGACCATTTTGGCGCTGGCCTTCGCCGCCTGGCTGGGAGTCAAGATCTCGAGCCAGTCGACGCAGCTGGCGAGCGTCGAGCAACAGCTCGATGCCGAGATTCAGGCGCGGACGGTGAGCGATGAGCGGCTGGCGGAAATTTCCGAAAAGCTGATGACGGTGACGGCTCCGGGCATCCAGGTCTGCCTGCTGCGGCCGACCGGCGATGATCCACCGCAGCCGGCGGCCAAGGGGACGCTCTTCCTGTCCAAGGAGCAGCGGTCATGGTTCCTGCAAGCGCGGGACCTCGATCCCGCACCGGAGGGTTCGGCCTATGTGCTTTGGGCCCTCGACGGCGAAGCGGCCTCTCCCCTTGGGGTGTTGACCTCCGACCAAGCGCGCGGAGGCCACGGCGTCCAGGTGGCCGGTGATGCTCTACCGGTGGGTGGGGGCATGACGGCGGTGGCGGTGACCTTGGAACAGAGTCGCCAGACGGCGCGACCCTCGGGGCCGATGCTGCTCTATGGTGAGCAAGCCGACATGCTGAACCTCTGA
- a CDS encoding sigma-70 family RNA polymerase sigma factor, translating into MSANPSDPGSFSDSDLMLQVASGREDALSELFDRYSGGLLSLATRIVGNVSDAEEVLQEVFLHAWSRAAGYDPARSSVTTWLALITRSRSIDRLRSRKVIDRTADAARQENRSAHESPQASRNVFLHQRRERIGAAMRHLPEEQRQVLELAYYSGMTQSEIAREANIPLGTVKTRTLLAMKKLRQALGAEIGELL; encoded by the coding sequence ATGAGTGCGAACCCCTCCGATCCCGGTAGTTTTTCCGATTCCGATTTGATGCTCCAGGTGGCCTCCGGCCGCGAGGATGCCCTCAGTGAGCTGTTCGATCGCTACTCCGGCGGTTTGCTCAGCCTGGCGACTCGCATCGTCGGTAATGTCTCCGACGCCGAGGAAGTGCTGCAGGAAGTCTTCCTTCATGCCTGGAGTCGGGCCGCCGGCTACGACCCGGCTCGGTCGTCCGTGACCACCTGGCTGGCGCTGATCACCCGCAGCCGTTCGATCGACCGGTTGCGCAGCCGAAAAGTGATCGACCGCACCGCCGATGCGGCACGCCAGGAGAATCGCTCCGCCCATGAATCCCCCCAGGCGTCGCGTAACGTATTCCTTCATCAGAGGAGGGAGCGCATCGGTGCCGCGATGCGTCACCTGCCCGAAGAACAAAGGCAGGTTCTCGAGTTGGCCTACTACTCGGGAATGACCCAGAGCGAGATCGCCCGGGAGGCGAATATTCCGCTCGGTACGGTCAAGACCCGCACTTTGTTGGCGATGAAAAAGCTGCGCCAAGCCTTGGGCGCTGAGATTGGGGAGCTCTTGTGA
- a CDS encoding TIGR00725 family protein — MAVVGAGRCGPELTALAHETGERLATSGITLLTGGRGGVMAAASAGARAAGGRTVAVLPGLGAESNSSDEILIPTGLGQGRNLVLVLSARAVIAIGGGWGTLSEIALALKHGIPVISLRSWQPRLPDGTTEERLAAVTSPADAVEGALRAMQRWPRLGLTAD, encoded by the coding sequence ATGGCGGTCGTCGGAGCCGGTCGGTGTGGTCCCGAGCTGACCGCTTTGGCCCACGAAACGGGGGAACGACTCGCCACCTCCGGGATCACCCTGTTGACCGGCGGCAGGGGCGGCGTGATGGCTGCCGCCTCGGCGGGAGCAAGGGCCGCCGGCGGCCGTACCGTGGCGGTGCTTCCGGGCCTCGGTGCCGAATCCAACAGCAGTGACGAGATCCTGATTCCCACCGGCCTCGGCCAAGGGCGCAATCTGGTCCTGGTGCTCTCTGCAAGGGCCGTGATCGCCATCGGCGGTGGCTGGGGAACGCTCTCCGAGATCGCCCTGGCTCTGAAGCACGGCATTCCCGTGATCAGCCTGAGAAGCTGGCAGCCGCGACTTCCCGATGGGACGACGGAAGAACGCCTGGCGGCGGTGACCTCACCGGCCGACGCGGTGGAGGGAGCCTTGCGCGCCATGCAGCGCTGGCCGCGCCTCGGCCTTACAGCAGACTGA
- a CDS encoding thymidine kinase, producing the protein MEERSRGHIEVVAGGMFSGKSEELVRRLRRASIARQSIQVFKPVADTRFGPQRLVTRDNRELEAISVADSDELRQRLRFGVQVVGIDEAQFFDDGLVELVEELANCGVRVIVAGLDLDYLRRPFGCMPRLLAVAEFVDKMHAICVRCGRAAHYSQRTAGGAEQLQVGDTEAYEARCRQCYEAFEPPAQVPEPVSERG; encoded by the coding sequence ATGGAGGAGCGGTCGAGAGGGCACATCGAGGTCGTGGCTGGAGGCATGTTCTCCGGCAAGAGCGAGGAGCTCGTCCGTCGCTTGCGGCGGGCCAGCATCGCCCGCCAGTCGATCCAGGTCTTCAAGCCGGTGGCCGATACCCGCTTCGGGCCCCAGCGCCTGGTGACGCGTGACAACCGCGAGCTCGAAGCGATCAGCGTCGCCGACAGCGATGAGCTGCGCCAGCGTCTGCGCTTTGGTGTGCAGGTGGTGGGCATCGATGAAGCCCAGTTCTTCGATGACGGCCTGGTCGAGCTGGTCGAAGAGCTAGCCAACTGCGGCGTTCGGGTGATCGTCGCCGGTCTCGATCTCGACTACCTGCGCCGTCCCTTCGGCTGCATGCCGCGACTGCTGGCGGTGGCCGAGTTCGTCGACAAGATGCACGCCATCTGCGTTCGCTGTGGGCGGGCGGCTCACTACAGCCAGCGCACGGCGGGCGGAGCGGAGCAGCTCCAGGTCGGCGACACGGAAGCCTACGAGGCACGCTGCCGGCAGTGCTACGAGGCCTTCGAGCCGCCGGCTCAGGTGCCCGAGCCGGTGAGCGAGCGCGGTTGA
- a CDS encoding DUF2203 family protein encodes MAERPPARRIFSYDEVLSTFPAVRDLTRAALRQIEALTNRLQSLDEMEGRRSELEETIERIVAAWTSEVTALGCEVKGRWLVDWDSGDGYYCWRYPEAAVCHFHGYDEGFEGRVPLN; translated from the coding sequence ATGGCCGAGAGACCCCCAGCGCGCCGCATCTTCAGCTACGACGAGGTGCTTTCGACTTTTCCAGCGGTGCGCGACCTGACGCGCGCTGCCCTGCGTCAGATCGAGGCACTCACCAACCGTCTCCAGAGCCTGGACGAAATGGAAGGTCGGCGCTCCGAGCTCGAAGAGACCATCGAGCGCATCGTCGCCGCCTGGACCAGCGAGGTCACCGCCTTGGGATGTGAGGTCAAGGGGCGATGGCTGGTCGATTGGGACAGCGGCGACGGCTACTACTGCTGGCGTTATCCGGAAGCGGCGGTCTGTCACTTCCACGGCTACGACGAGGGCTTCGAAGGCCGCGTGCCGTTGAATTAG